The genomic stretch GAACAAAAAGCAAAGTTTTGTTGTTCACGTTACCTGGAGTCATTGTACGTGTACCACTCCCCTGTGGACGGATTGCGGCAATATGCGGTGTAATGCCCACCCAGAGTGGTCCCCGTGTGATTGGACACTGCATACAGGTTATAGATGGCATTCACTAGAGATAAGAAATGAAAAAGCAAATGAGATAGAAAGTAAGATTAGATTCAGTTCATAACTTTCAGTacacatttcttattttttactGGAAGTAaatgtaagattttttttcaagTAGGTAGGACCatcacactcatccattcatcaAGAAATGTCCACCTAAATAATGTATCCAGAGTTTTCAAATTATGTCAAATTTTGTATTCCCTTCCATACTGCATTGTGTATTACTGCAATTCAGGTCTCTTCTGTTCAGTAGAAGGTTGAAAGGAAAAGTGACTATGACTTACTGCTGTTGTCTGAGGCAAACTCCCGCAGATCCAGCTCTTTAATTGGGAAATTGACAAAGGTGGACAATTTGGCGGTTTTGATACGTGCTTCAGAGAAACGTTTCAGATCTGATCAGCTGAAGAGTTAAGATgcaatacacacaaataaatgtatatacagTAAATTCGTTTACTTGgggaacaataaaaaatatacttaaatgtaaacactgtttccagagggattttctttttgtaaagtgcaatttaaaaaaaataaaatacaaagttttccagtgttttgGCTGACCAACTTGATTGTACTTTGTAAACATAAtcaaatttggaaaaaaaaaaaaaaagtttgggaCAGAAGCATGTTTACCATGTGTTACACAACCTTTGATCCCAACTCTACAAATGGTGGAAGTGTTGTCCATGGATTTTCTGCCCATTTTTGCTTGAGACAGGATATCAGCTGCTCAAAAATCCATGTCTGATATTATCTCATTCTCATCTTTGATGTGCTATAGGAGATACATCTGGACTGCATGCACAGCAGTAAAGCACATGCAATCTCTCTATGAATCAATGCTGTTATAGCATTTACAGAACTAGGCTTGGTGTtattttgctgaaataaccatgtatTTCCCAGAAAAGATCCAAATACCAATGAAACCTTATCACATATGCCACCCAGTATATCATCCCCCATGCACGGGGCACTGATGCACCCTCATATTATGACTTTTGCACCTTTTCCTGATGACACTGTGGATGGTCCCTATCATAACTGGAAAAATTCACACTTTATGACAATAGTTTGGTAAAAAGGATACGAAGCACCAGGACTTTGGGGAATTTCTGGATAGAGAATTTCTTTGTGCATTTCCGCCTGGCTTTACACCTTTGAcatgtctgtgtgagagagaaaattaaTACAGTAACTGTATTAATACAAGCTTaaacttaaaaacaaaacattagcctttttttttgcaataacATCTGCAAAAAGCACAAACACTTACTGGTTTTTCATTGCCATCCAGAACATCTTCCTTTGTGAACAGTCGAAAGCAGTCAATCAAAGACACCTCTCCAGAGCTCTGCAGCACAAAAATACTGCAGTTACAAAAACTCCCCAAACACATGCAACACTGACATATATTGTGTATGGCTGAGTACATTTATGCAGGTACCTTGAATATAGGTAGAGAAAGATCCCAAAATGGATCAAATACAGTCGAGCAGAAGCCACAGTCGCTGCAGGTCAGAGAGCTTTTCAACTGGCCTACAAAGAGATCtgttgaaaaaacaaacaaacatcatcatcatcatcatcatcatcatctataTAAACAACATGAAAGAACtaattttaattagtttttaaaGTCATTAAGTGGAATGAATGACAATGTAATTAAAAAGTTCATTCATACAAAAGATTTGATCCAGCCCAAAAAACATTATGAATTCTTATAATAAACAGATGTAcgatcatttaaaaatgtatttatttatttgagggGACATTGTTAACAGATATGACTTTGGTGAAGTATTTACAACATTTTTATACAATATAAACAGTACAGTTTGCTTTTAAGATAGTTTAAAGTTTGAAAATAGCCTAATCACTTTATTTTGgctaaaaataagtaaaaatgttACTGAATATTACACTAATATTTTGGAGACAGTTCCAATATTTTTAAGTAATATATTAACATACTTAATATATTAAGTTACCACCCTCAAGCTAACAATGCAGCAGTGCAGGTCACTCACCCACTACTTTACTGTCTTCTCTCTCCAGGTACTTGTTCCACATTCTCTTGGCTTTCTCATCATCCCTGAggaggcacacacacaaacttcaaaATAAGATAAGAAAATTTTACCACAAAACATGTAGAGCTTCATGTCTGAAACAGAACAGAAGGAAGTATAAGGTATTCTTACGAGAGATGGTCAAAGTCCTCCACAGGTACTCTAGGCCTGACTGAAACCCGGTTCACTTCATTGTGAAGTCCGTCTAGGAGGAAGCGAAGGAACTCTTGAGCATCCTGTTGACTGAAAAAGTGCATGACAGATACAGACAAAAAGAAAGGACGAATGAGAGATGGagaataattttttttggtATTTACAGACTGACAGCTGGGTAATGAATAATTTCAATGGAACCAtggttaataaaaaaaaagcatactAATATCTTCCTAACTTCGCTTCAATCAGATAATACATTCCAGTGGGAGAAAAGATTCCTCACTTTAATCCAGTGACAGTGTGAAAGTATTTGTAGTTTTTACAAATATAATTATAACTTTCTAACATAAAAACCTCTTGAAATTACTTTGAATTTATGGAAAAATCTAGACTCTAACTTTCCAGTCAGGGATATCTGTGGTACTTTGAGAAGCAGTTAAATCCATTAGACAGTTAGACATCTTGAGAAATGACTGTAGGTTACACCTGCTATAACTTACTTGTATCCTACAAATCGGGGAGCATACTTCTGGATTTGAATTTTGAAATCAGAAGGGCTGATGGCTTCATTGCTCGCTGATGTCCACAGAGTCTGAGTGAGCTTGGCAAactctgaaacacacaaaaatcacACCAGTCAGAAAAGTGACACCAGTAGGAAAGTGAAATATGAAGAATGTCTGAGGCCTATTCAGCCAGAAAGAGTCCCGGCAAAAGGGATCTGTACACTTTAAATCCAGCTCACAGTGTCTTACCTTCCATAAGAGCTGCACTAGCCTTGCAGTTGTTGTTGAGGTCGGTACGGTGGCTGTTCTGCAAACAATAGTCCCGCAGGTCATGAGTGTTGCTTAGACACTGCAGGATGGAGTTCATGAAACACTGCAGATAAGAGAGTCAGAGTCAGGCAACATTTTCCATGCCaactttttatattaaattagaTTTTAGCTTTTGATGATTCTTACTCACAGTGTTCCCCAGGTTCCTCAGGCCTACAAGTCCCTGAGCATTCTTGGAGTTCTGTGAGAGAGAACACATAGAGAAATTTGTAAGactaatgaaaataaaagggcagttttttacagtaaatcatATAttaggaacaaaacaaaaatctgaggactcataaaattaataaaaaataacaaacaagtaaaataataaaataacaaataaaaagttaaaataatttaaatatatgttagacaaaaaaaattaaatgtgaaaGGTAATAGTTCAATTTTTCTGAtgcataaaaattaaaaaatgctgCTTCCACTCCACTGAATTATTTGGAACATACAGAAATAGACCATGCATAATGTATGATGGTGCTAGTCCatttaatgctttaaaaacGAGTAGCAGTACTTTCAAACCTGCACTAAAATATACTGGTAGCAAGTTGTAATGATGCTAGAATTGCTGTTGTGGGTTCTCTCTTATGTGACACTATTAACACATTGGCTGCAATATACTGGATGTGCTGCAGTCATGTTTTTTCACAGCACAGTAAACAGTGAGATGCAGTAGTCAGTCGGTGAAAATATACAAGCATGCAGCTGTTTGCTTGTGTTAACATTACTCTGTATGGTGCTAAGAAATGTTTCTCAAGTAAACAAAAAGCAGATGTAGTAACACACATTCCTTTCCGCCTGTTTAGCCCATCCTTACTTCCCAATATTTGCATATTATTTTTTCTCTACTTGCAGTGGTCTCAACAGACAATTTCTGTTTTATCTTCATTAAGTTTACATTAATTTCTGTTAATTCAGTTAATGATATTAGCTATGCAGTGTGTGAAGGAGAACAATAATGCTGTCTGGGTTGACAGATATGTAAAACATAGTTATCTacaaaggacacacacacacatcatttctgGAAACATATTTGTGTTCTTTGTCAGACTGATCAGATCCTGCCCTTCCATCAAAACAGGGCCAAAAATCAAAAGTAAGAAGCTTTTGGACCTGAAAGTGAGACTGAGAAACACAGAACTGAGAAAACGCAGAAATTAGAAAAgattatttatgaatgtaaataCAAAATGGTTGATTAAACGCTgaaatattatgtttaaaaagTTGACTGGGCAAGAAAAGACCAATAAATGTGTGATTTGCGTAAtaccacaaaaagaaaaaaaatgttatttggcAACAGGTGAGCGTCATGATTGGGTTTTATATGAGTATCTCGGAGAGGACAAGTCTTTAAGAAATAAAGATGGGGAGGGCTTTTGCAAATCACAGACAAATCAAACAATTAAGGAATAATttttctcaacttaaaataaCTTGGGCATTTAATGACATTCAAGACTTCAGACTATCCCACAAAAACAAAggacaaggcccaaaaccagCACAGGCTGGCTGTGATATGCAGGCCCTCAAGTGCAATTGAATCAAATAACAGGCAGGTTTTTCCTCATGTGAAGTGGTTTTCTCCACAagtgatttttaaattatacatgACACCACGAGATATTAAGTGTCCAAGAAGCGTGCTCAGTAACGTGGACACCCTGGAACTCAAAGTTGGTGACACTTGTTGATCTTTGACCTTTTTGGTCACTGGAGGAGCACCATGCTGCCAGATCACTGTAGACTGATCCATCATTGTGGTTGATGTGGCCAACCACTGTGGTCTCGTCAGCAAACTTGACAGTGATGCaaaggtacacagtcatgggtaaACAGGGAAAAGAGCAGCGGGCTGAGCACACAGACCTGTGGCACACCAGTGTTCATAATGATGCTGGAGGACATGTGATTCCTCAGCCTCATAGGCTGTGATGCGTTTGTTAGAAAGTGCACATAATTGTGCGAGTTCCCAAGTCGGCAAGCTTGGTGACCAACCTTGTAGGGATGACTGTATTAAAGGCAGAGTTGAAGTCAATGAACAGCATCCAGACGTAGGTAAAGTAAAATGAACAGCTGTGAACATGTGTGGACAGCAGCCTGGTCTGCTTTCTAATGTTTTAGGAAATCTGGTTCATAATATTTGAATAGTTAATAGTGTTAAGTAATTCTCTATAAATACTTACATTAGTTTTTCTCCGCTTATTGGCTTTGATTTGAGGAACactcacatttttatttaactgtTGACATTATAAAACATTGTCATCTACAGAAGTATGCAACAAAATTGTTTTAGCTTTACTGAAAACATTTGTTACAAATTGTGTACTCCTACAAAGCATAACACGACTCCTGCCTGGTGGAGTTGATGCAGTGCTGATGAGTTTACAGTGTGGCCCTTAGTCACACAGCTGAGTCACTCAATACAATCAACAGTGACAGCGTGAGGCCCTCACACCTCCACGCTAACCACATGCGAGTGCCTCTGGCAACTACACCTTGACACATGCTATCACTGCTAAATGAGAGCTGGCCAAGCTGAGCAGGTTTATTCTCTTCTTCAGCCcaggatgtgtttgtgtataggaCGAGGCTCTCGTTGATGAGTCAGCTGCTGGTTCTCATGGGCGCTGCTAAAACTGTGCTATGCCAGAACCTGAGAATGGTTTCTTTCGGCAGCCAGTTGTCAGTGGCGTGGAGCATTGCTGCTGCGAAGGGCAATAGGGAAGCATGACTACATCTCTAACGGCACTGGTTGGCAGGGGTGGAAGAACATTGTCTCCCTAAACTTAGATTTTGGATGGAATGGCATAGGCACAAACGTAACTGAAAGCAGTCTTGCGGTACCAGCAGGCCACACACACTGGAAAACACAGAGCCAATCAAGCATCTGCACAAGTGCTCATCAAGCTAACAAAACTATACCACTTATGCCCAAGAgctaaacatatatatataaaaaaaaaacaacacgcTGTATATTACATTGatctaaaaacaaaaatatttacccTCTCTGTTGGCAGAATAACAGCATGAGCCCTGTTTGAgcagtaaataaatgtatacactattatttaaataaataataaaaatattcaccaagtatatttacacatacacagatcagACAAAACATTACGAATATTTACTTGTTTCTAAATTCattttccattctctcagcacCGCCGACCATactggagcactttgtagtttatCAGTAACAGAGTGTAGTCCATATGTTGTTTTGCATACTTTGCTtgacccctttcaccctgttcttcgatagtcaggacccccacagaagaaggtatgatttggtggATCATTATTAGTGCAGTGAcaaggtggtggtgtgttaatgtgtgttgcgtTGGTAAGAGGAGCAGACACAGAGTGTGCTAGACTAAGATCCAACCAAAAATGTCCTGTTCTGTGGTCATGACCTTTGAAGTACAGGGAGAAAGGGGGAAAACAGATTATAAAAGAGCCACATATggagtacagtctgtaattacacCACAAAGTGCCCTTGTAcagccagtggagctgagagaattgaCTGAGTATAGAAATAAGGAATTGAgaataatgttatggttgatcagtgtattcATTCACAATTAAAATAATACTGGTGTACAAttatactactaataataacagtaataataacgAGAGTGATCTGAGATGtgacagatgaatgaatgaatgaatagcttGATGGACAATTGCATGAAACAGATCAATTAATAAGTTAATTGGGTTCATATACGCGTGTAGTAAAGGACACTCTGTGATTCTAGGAACGTGTCAGTAATTTCTTATCTCACACTCTACTGATGAAGCACATTCTCCCAGAAGTGAGCAGATTAGCTGGCCTCTGTGCCTGCATTATGCAAGTGTGCTGTTATTTTTCCACACATATGAGTCAAAGCCCAGGCGTTTATGCCATTTTAAGTGCTTTTATAACTAGAGCACTCAAAGGCACATTGGGTTACTGTCTACACCACACTGACACGCTTGCTAATCAAAGACCAAACATATCCTAATTACTGCAAACCTTGATAAAAGTGCAGCGTTGCATAAGCTGCAGTGGCATGCTAGTTTAACTGGCCGTGTCAAACTTTGACCTTTGAATCTAATACGTGTTTGATAAGGTTTATCTGATACATTGGATAGCACTTGAAGTCTATTATACCTGTGGAGTGCTCAGTATGAGAACTACCACAATGCTTAATTCATAGTGGTCCTAACTCCTATGTGGCTATGTTGGTCTGCAGAGCCCCCATTTTATGAGTGAATGGACAGGTGCAAGGACCGGACTGGGAAATGTTCATCTATATTTAGCTGACACAACTATATACAGCACAATAGACTGCTAACAGTTATGTACAGACACTTGTTTCAGTAAACGATCAGTGTACTGAGCAGCAGGCGGCGCCAGATTCACTACGATAAAGTGTTATGCAATTAAAGTCGGGCTGCAAGCTTTTGGTGAGACGCTCAGCAGAAAAGCTCGTCTTATCTGACCCAGGTCATTCACGCGATATCAGTTATCACACATTTTTCCGTCGAGAAACTGAACATCCAGATAAGTATAATCTCAGTCACAAAGACGACACATTTTACAAGTTTGTAATCTCAATGACATCTCAGAGATATATTCGATTGCTCACCAAACTATCTGAGACTTTTCAGGATTAATAAGATACTGAAATCAACAATTTTCCACTTGACTCCAGACTGCTATCGACTATAATACAACTGTTAATACAAGTGCAGTATACACATTTGTATTATACAGAATATCTCAGACACAAACATAAACTCTACAGTACTACTCTTATATTTAGCTAAATCATAATTCCTCTCCCaatttattattactgttatagcTACTTAGGCGGTATTTATTTTCCACCTGTACTCATACAAACCCCGTCCCTCCGGTGCTGCGATTGGCTGCTGCGTCAACCACAACAGCAAACATTCAACACTACATTCCCACTGTTTTTTTCCAATTAACCATTCGTCTGTTCCGTCTCACGCTTCTAATTTCATCTTTTTGCGTGAACCATTTAAACCATTACCGCTGGCTACAGTGTAACTGTAATACACGGACATGTGGTTGAATTATATTAATTCGGGCTGTGTCTCATTGgctattgtgtttaataaaaatacacCTTACAGACTATTGATGTTAACCGCTATTAGACAATCCCCAAACATGTCAAGACTACTCCAGCACAACaagtttttattaaatattactgCAGAAAACACCTTTTTCTAGACTACTACTACTGTGTAACACATCTTAACAAACGGCAAAATCCACTAATGTACCACAGTGGTCTTGCACAGCACCAGACACAAGAACAGACCATAAAATACAACCAAAAGACTACAATATAACGTCTTAGCAACTTTGTTACACACCAACGCGTGTTGTCGGCCAGTAGTAGGGCACGAGGGGCGGGAAGTGGCGGAATACGGGTAGTTAGAAACCCCACCAGTTCGAGGCTCACCTTGGCTTGGTTGATGAGAAGTCCCACGAATGTGGACACGAGCATGGAGCGGGACACCGGCGGACTCTTCCTTCGCGGCGGTTTGCTAAATGGCAGCATGGCCGCCGGCGGCTCCTCCGGCACCGTAACCGCGTAAGACTGTCGGGCGCTCGGCATCACCGCTGTTCTCGAGGTCGCGTCGTATACCGCTTTTTCAACCGATACGCCGTCGCTAACGTGCCGCCCGCCCTAAGCCCGTCAGCTGCTCGGTAAAGACGTCCTTGAAGTCTGGTCGCGGGGCTTTTGCATCCATAGAGCGTACGAACGGGTCACGTTGAAttcatatatacattaaaaGTTATATGTAGACTGTCGAGATAAACTCATCAGGCTCCGCGTCCAGGAGTTCGCTGTAGTCGCTGTCAGCACAGTTCTCCTGCAGGTGGCATTCCGGGTGGATTCTCGCTTCGGATACACGGAGCGGTACGTTGAACCTGAAGCGGCTGTGTGAATGGTATTAAGCTCTTGGTCCCTTTCTCTTTTCACTCCACTGTACcacccccctacacacacacacacacacacactcactcaccccccacacacacacacacactcactcaccccccacacacacactc from Hoplias malabaricus isolate fHopMal1 chromosome 2, fHopMal1.hap1, whole genome shotgun sequence encodes the following:
- the LOC136686305 gene encoding ubiquitin carboxyl-terminal hydrolase 2-like; the protein is MPSARQSYAVTVPEEPPAAMLPFSKPPRRKSPPVSRSMLVSTFVGLLINQAKNSKNAQGLVGLRNLGNTCFMNSILQCLSNTHDLRDYCLQNSHRTDLNNNCKASAALMEEFAKLTQTLWTSASNEAISPSDFKIQIQKYAPRFVGYNQQDAQEFLRFLLDGLHNEVNRVSVRPRVPVEDFDHLSDDEKAKRMWNKYLEREDSKVVDLFVGQLKSSLTCSDCGFCSTVFDPFWDLSLPIFKSSGEVSLIDCFRLFTKEDVLDGNEKPTCQRCKARRKCTKKFSIQKFPKVLVLHLKRFSEARIKTAKLSTFVNFPIKELDLREFASDNSMNAIYNLYAVSNHTGTTLGGHYTAYCRNPSTGEWYTYNDSRVSPMSSSQVHSSDAYVLFYELSNSSRM